In the genome of Flaviflexus ciconiae, one region contains:
- a CDS encoding DUF808 domain-containing protein, with amino-acid sequence MAGGLVALLDDVAALARLAAASIDDVAAGTMKASAKAAGVVIDDAAVTPQYLDGVKPNRELPIIKKISTGSIRNKLIFILPVILLLSEFLPQVLTPLLMLGGTYLCFEGAEKVYEKVRGKHAEKDAPAVEQGAGAEDQIVKSAVTTDFILSAEIMVISLDQVVDESFWIRALILVVVAVLITAVVYGAVAILVKMDDIGLSMTKKSSEFSQKVGKSLVTAMPKVMDFISVVGTFAMLWVGGHLILVGVHEFGFTPIHDFVGFLQGGVEDIATVGGLLAWLADTVVSLIFGLVWGLIVVFIVHFVLKSLGKGHGKALGADSKNGPHKATVQTPAATTASGTSALVTENNAATATQGARTGDATSTDTGTGPDHSNTGTNAGDDPANPGASSSNQE; translated from the coding sequence ATGGCTGGTGGACTAGTTGCACTTCTGGATGACGTCGCGGCGCTTGCTCGCTTAGCGGCGGCTTCGATCGACGATGTGGCAGCGGGCACCATGAAGGCAAGCGCTAAAGCCGCCGGTGTCGTCATTGACGATGCGGCGGTCACTCCGCAGTACTTGGATGGTGTGAAGCCCAACCGGGAACTGCCCATCATCAAGAAGATCTCAACCGGCTCGATCCGCAACAAGCTGATCTTTATCCTTCCCGTCATCCTCCTTCTGTCGGAGTTCCTCCCCCAGGTCCTAACACCTTTGCTCATGTTGGGAGGTACCTATCTGTGTTTTGAGGGCGCAGAGAAGGTGTATGAGAAGGTCCGGGGCAAGCACGCGGAGAAGGACGCCCCCGCCGTTGAGCAGGGCGCGGGCGCCGAGGACCAGATCGTGAAGAGCGCCGTGACGACCGACTTCATCCTGTCGGCCGAAATCATGGTGATTTCCCTCGACCAGGTGGTTGACGAATCCTTCTGGATCCGCGCACTCATCCTGGTCGTCGTTGCCGTTCTCATCACTGCCGTTGTCTACGGAGCGGTCGCCATCCTGGTGAAAATGGACGACATTGGCCTATCCATGACGAAGAAGAGCTCGGAATTCTCCCAGAAGGTCGGTAAGAGCCTCGTTACCGCCATGCCGAAGGTCATGGACTTCATTTCCGTTGTCGGCACCTTCGCGATGCTCTGGGTCGGCGGCCACCTGATTCTCGTTGGCGTTCACGAATTCGGGTTTACCCCAATCCACGACTTCGTCGGCTTCCTCCAGGGCGGAGTTGAGGACATCGCCACCGTCGGCGGCCTCCTCGCCTGGCTGGCCGACACGGTCGTCTCCCTGATCTTTGGTTTGGTGTGGGGCCTGATTGTCGTCTTCATCGTCCACTTTGTTCTCAAGTCGCTCGGAAAGGGCCACGGTAAGGCGCTTGGCGCCGATTCCAAGAACGGCCCCCATAAGGCAACCGTTCAGACCCCCGCGGCCACAACCGCAAGCGGCACCAGCGCGCTGGTCACCGAGAACAACGCCGCCACGGCAACGCAGGGCGCCCGCACTGGCGACGCCACCAGCACTGACACCGGAACTGGTCCTGACCATAGCAATACC
- a CDS encoding FAD-binding dehydrogenase: MNVVVIGAGLAGLVAASEAADRGRHVILVDQEGEQSLGGQAFWSFGGLFLVDSPEQRRMGIKDSFELARSDWQGSAQFDREEDKWGRAWADAYLDFSAGPKREWLSSKGVSFFPVVGWAERGDGRADGHGNSVPRFHIVWGTGPGIVAPFEESVREHAEAGRIEFRFRHQVDELIGTDGAVTGVRGTILEPTNVERGRSSSREAVGDFEIEADAVIVASGGIGGNLDLVRQNWPERLGTPPESMIIGVPDHVDGRMLGIAENAGGRVVNRDRMWHYTEGIKNYASIWLGHGIRILPGPSSLWLDGDGNRLPAPAYPGFDTLSTLRHLRATGHDHSWFILTQKILEKEFALSGSEQNPDLTNKDLKLLATRLKSGAPGPVEAFKTQGEDFLVADSIEDLVAAMNRLENGNLDPVKIRALVEARDRQLDNEFGKDAQLAAIRGARKSRGDKLIRVASPHKFLDPKNGPLVAVRLHILSRKTLGGLQTNLSSQVLGHDGNPVPGLYAAGEAAGFGGGGVHGYNSLEGTFLGGCLFSGKLAGESV, translated from the coding sequence ATGAATGTGGTTGTTATCGGTGCGGGGCTCGCTGGCCTCGTGGCAGCAAGCGAAGCGGCGGACCGCGGTAGGCACGTTATCCTCGTCGACCAAGAAGGGGAACAGTCACTCGGCGGACAAGCCTTCTGGTCGTTTGGTGGCCTGTTCCTCGTTGACTCCCCGGAGCAACGAAGAATGGGCATCAAAGACTCGTTCGAGTTAGCCCGCTCCGACTGGCAGGGCTCAGCCCAGTTCGACCGTGAAGAAGACAAATGGGGCAGGGCATGGGCCGACGCCTATCTCGACTTTTCGGCAGGCCCGAAGCGTGAGTGGCTCTCATCCAAAGGAGTCTCGTTCTTCCCGGTTGTGGGATGGGCGGAACGAGGAGACGGCAGAGCGGACGGCCACGGAAACTCGGTGCCCCGCTTCCACATTGTATGGGGCACCGGCCCGGGAATTGTTGCCCCGTTCGAGGAGTCCGTCCGGGAACATGCGGAGGCTGGCCGCATTGAATTCCGGTTCCGCCACCAGGTCGACGAACTCATCGGTACCGACGGGGCGGTCACGGGCGTTCGAGGAACCATTCTTGAACCGACGAACGTGGAGCGGGGCCGCTCCTCCTCACGGGAAGCGGTAGGTGACTTCGAGATCGAGGCCGACGCCGTGATTGTTGCCTCGGGTGGTATCGGCGGCAATCTCGACCTGGTTCGGCAGAATTGGCCGGAACGACTCGGCACCCCACCGGAATCCATGATCATCGGTGTGCCCGACCACGTGGATGGTCGGATGCTCGGAATCGCGGAGAATGCTGGCGGCAGGGTCGTGAACCGCGACCGCATGTGGCACTACACGGAGGGCATTAAGAACTATGCGTCCATATGGCTGGGGCATGGGATTCGGATCCTCCCCGGACCATCTTCGCTCTGGCTCGACGGGGATGGAAACAGGCTCCCCGCACCCGCCTACCCGGGATTCGACACTCTCTCAACTCTTCGCCACCTGCGCGCTACGGGGCATGACCACTCCTGGTTCATCCTTACCCAGAAGATCCTTGAGAAAGAGTTCGCGCTGTCCGGATCCGAACAGAACCCGGATCTCACAAACAAGGACTTGAAGCTGTTGGCGACCCGCCTCAAGTCGGGGGCACCCGGACCGGTCGAAGCGTTTAAGACACAGGGCGAGGACTTCCTTGTCGCGGACAGCATCGAGGACCTCGTTGCCGCGATGAACCGCCTTGAAAACGGAAACCTGGACCCGGTAAAGATCCGTGCACTAGTCGAGGCCCGCGACCGGCAACTTGACAACGAGTTCGGTAAGGATGCCCAGCTAGCCGCAATTCGAGGGGCTCGGAAATCCCGCGGTGACAAGCTCATTCGAGTTGCCTCCCCGCACAAGTTTCTCGATCCAAAGAACGGACCGCTGGTCGCCGTACGTCTGCACATCCTCTCCCGCAAAACACTCGGCGGCCTACAAACCAATCTTTCTTCCCAGGTTCTTGGCCACGACGGGAACCCAGTACCTGGCCTCTATGCGGCGGGGGAAGCCGCAGGCTTCGGCGGCGGCGGCGTCCACGGATACAACTCTCTCGAAGGAACGTTCCTCGGAGGATGCCTGTTCTCTGGGAAGCTTGCGGGCGAATCGGTTTAA
- a CDS encoding patatin-like phospholipase family protein — MSLSSNVFDTALIFEGGAMRASYTAPVVNVLLKNDIYFDWTAGISAGSTNTVNYVSRDSRRARLSFTDFAGDPNFGNFRTFLRGEGLFNANYIYQQTSGPDEALPFNSKVFFSNPARLRIGGFNAETGETAYWGREDLSTNADIMKKVQASSTMPGLMPVVDIDGVQWVDGAIGSSGGVALDAAEADGFERFLVIMTRPRNYWKSVPRNTKFFERHFRKYPAVAEALITRHVRYNATKEKLLELEKHGRAVLFFPENMMVGTAERNINKLRANYIAGLDQAKRDLPIWKDFVGL; from the coding sequence ATGTCGCTATCCAGCAATGTCTTCGACACCGCTTTGATCTTTGAGGGAGGTGCGATGAGGGCGTCCTATACTGCGCCTGTCGTCAACGTTCTCCTCAAGAACGACATCTATTTCGACTGGACTGCGGGGATCTCTGCCGGTTCGACAAACACGGTCAACTACGTGTCGCGGGATTCGAGGCGTGCCCGTCTCTCCTTCACGGACTTTGCTGGCGATCCAAACTTCGGGAACTTTCGAACGTTCCTGCGAGGCGAGGGACTGTTCAACGCGAACTACATTTACCAGCAGACTTCCGGACCGGACGAAGCCCTTCCGTTCAATTCCAAAGTGTTCTTCTCGAATCCGGCACGCCTCCGCATCGGTGGATTCAATGCGGAGACTGGCGAGACCGCCTACTGGGGCCGGGAAGATTTGAGCACCAACGCGGACATCATGAAGAAGGTTCAAGCCTCATCGACCATGCCGGGGCTGATGCCGGTGGTGGATATTGACGGGGTGCAATGGGTCGATGGAGCGATCGGTTCCTCGGGAGGCGTGGCGCTCGACGCCGCGGAAGCAGACGGTTTCGAACGATTCCTTGTCATCATGACTCGACCTCGTAACTACTGGAAGTCCGTCCCCCGCAACACGAAGTTCTTTGAACGGCACTTCCGCAAGTATCCCGCGGTAGCCGAGGCCCTTATCACCCGCCACGTCCGCTACAACGCAACCAAGGAAAAGCTCCTCGAACTGGAGAAGCACGGACGCGCGGTCCTGTTCTTCCCGGAAAACATGATGGTGGGCACGGCGGAACGGAATATTAACAAGCTCCGCGCCAACTACATTGCCGGACTCGACCAGGCCAAGCGCGACCTACCAATCTGGAAGGACTTCGTCGGACTCTAG
- a CDS encoding DUF488 domain-containing protein produces MLVTSRRIYSDKRQGKEYRVLADRLWPRGVSKEDADVDMWAKDLAPSDDLRKWFHDDRDSRYEEFAEKYRHELEDLTPDLDELRNRSEIVLLTAAKDVDHSHIPTLTDYLTDVLNDK; encoded by the coding sequence ATGTTGGTGACGAGCAGGAGAATCTACAGCGACAAACGACAGGGCAAGGAATATCGTGTCCTCGCTGATCGGCTGTGGCCGCGGGGAGTCTCAAAAGAGGACGCGGATGTTGATATGTGGGCGAAAGATCTCGCACCATCAGACGACCTTCGCAAGTGGTTCCACGATGATCGGGACAGCAGATATGAGGAATTTGCCGAGAAGTACCGGCACGAACTCGAAGACCTGACTCCCGACCTCGATGAGCTCCGCAACCGCAGTGAAATCGTTCTTCTCACGGCGGCCAAGGATGTCGATCACAGCCACATCCCCACCCTGACGGACTACCTGACAGACGTTCTCAACGACAAATAG
- a CDS encoding pseudouridine synthase, with translation MSRADVVAAIGAGDIGYENDETAYIHRPIPDEADIDLPVLLENDRIIAVDKPAGISSTPQGSFVARSVLVQARRQFGDKVTCAHRLDRATSGVMLLVKDPAYRGTYQQMFENETASKTYEFLARAVADVPRERASRLVAQGGQSLEVPGEPNARTKFRLLDKDSSGTRGRYEAVPLTGKTHQIRVHAAGAGFAILGDTLYGPGEGFPDRIELLAQRLSFTDPVDETSMDILSKQELSFPE, from the coding sequence AATAGGAGCTGGGGACATCGGTTACGAGAATGACGAGACTGCTTACATACACCGCCCGATTCCCGACGAGGCCGACATTGATCTTCCAGTTCTCCTCGAAAACGATCGGATTATTGCCGTCGATAAGCCTGCCGGGATTTCGTCAACACCGCAGGGTTCTTTCGTTGCCAGGTCTGTCCTTGTCCAGGCACGCAGACAGTTCGGAGATAAGGTGACGTGCGCTCACCGGCTCGATCGCGCCACCTCGGGAGTCATGCTCCTTGTGAAGGATCCCGCCTACCGCGGCACCTACCAGCAGATGTTTGAGAACGAGACCGCGTCCAAGACTTACGAGTTCCTGGCGCGTGCGGTTGCCGATGTGCCGCGGGAACGAGCCTCCCGCCTGGTGGCTCAAGGCGGGCAGTCCCTTGAGGTACCGGGGGAACCGAACGCTCGCACGAAGTTCCGTCTACTGGATAAGGATTCTTCGGGCACGCGGGGCCGATACGAGGCTGTGCCGCTAACCGGAAAAACCCATCAGATCAGAGTGCATGCCGCAGGCGCCGGATTTGCGATTCTTGGAGACACTCTCTACGGACCGGGCGAGGGCTTCCCCGACCGGATCGAACTCTTGGCGCAACGCCTGTCGTTCACCGATCCCGTCGACGAGACGAGCATGGATATTCTTTCCAAGCAGGAACTCAGTTTCCCCGAGTGA